A single region of the Triticum dicoccoides isolate Atlit2015 ecotype Zavitan chromosome 2B, WEW_v2.0, whole genome shotgun sequence genome encodes:
- the LOC119368790 gene encoding cytochrome P450 77A4-like translates to MPSTLISLAVAAAALVIAIAAAWYPRKYRGLRLPPGPPGWPIVGNLFQVAFSGKKLIHYLRDLQQEYGHILTLQMGVRTVIIISGAEVAHEALVEKGAEFATRPAVESSGRNIFSHKLTVNSAVYGAQWRSLRRNMVSGMLSTLRLQESRPARMRAMDRFMSRIRAEVSASPDGGSVWVLRNARFALVCILLESTFGLLDLDDQLILQVESVLKRVVLTLGMRMDDYMPCLRPFFWRKQSHALALRREQIDTLLELINRRRAVLRDMQRSPPDPNVAAAFSYLDSLLEVRFGGCNAMASDEELVTLCTEVLNAGADTTATAVEWAMARIIDNPRIQARLREEITHKVGNTRPVDDKDIDNMPYLQAFVKELLRKHPPTYFLVTHAAVHPGSKLAGYDVPTDANLDVFLPTISEDPKLWDRPMEFDPDRFLSGDEKADITGSAGVRMIPFGAGRRMCPGSAMGTVHIALMVARMVQEFEWCAHPSQPALNYEEMVQFTVVMEHPLLAMVKPRKLSY, encoded by the coding sequence ATGCCTTCCACCTTGATTAGCCTCGCGGTGGCCGCCGCCGCGTTAGTTATTGCCATCGCAGCAGCGTGGTACCCAAGGAAGTACAGAGGCCTGAGGCTGCCCCCCGGTCCGCCAGGGTGGCCAATCGTCGGCAACCTCTTCCAGGTGGCCTTCTCCGGGAAGAAGCTCATCCACTATCTTCGCGACCTCCAGCAGGAGTACGGGCACATCCTAACGCTTCAGATGGGGGTGCGCACAGTCATCATCATCAGCGGTGCGGAGGTCGCTCACGAGGCGCTCGTCGAGAAGGGCGCGGAGTTCGCGACCCGCCCCGCCGTCGAGAGCAGCGGGCGCAACATCTTCTCCCACAAGTTGACCGTAAACTCCGCTGTGTACGGCGCCCAATGGCGGTCGCTGCGGCGGAACATGGTGTCCGGGATGCTGAGCACCTTGCGGCTCCAAGAGTCCCGGCCGGCGAGGATGCGCGCCATGGACCGGTTCATGTCGCGGATACGCGCTGAGGTCTCTGCGTCTCCCGACGGTGGTTCCGTGTGGGTGCTCCGCAACGCGCGCTTCGCTCTGGTATGCATCCTGCTCGAGTCGACCTTCGGGCTGCTCGACCTGGACGACCAACTCATCTTACAGGTCGAGTCTGTATTGAAGCGCGTCGTGCTCACCCTCGGGATGCGCATGGATGATTACATGCCGTGTCTTCGCCCCTTCTTCTGGCGGAAGCAGAGCCACGCGCTCGCGCTCCGCCGGGAGCAGATCGATACGCTCCTAGAGCTCATCAACCGCCGCCGAGCCGTCCTCCGCGACATGCAGCGCTCGCCACCAGACCCCAATGTTGCCGCGGCGTTCTCGTACCTTGACTCTCTACTAGAAGTCCGCTTCGGCGGGTGCAACGCCATGGCCTCAGACGAAGAGCTGGTCACCCTCTGCACCGAGGTGCTCAACGCTGGGGCCGACACCACGGCCACGGCCGTCGAGTGGGCCATGGCGCGCATTATAGACAATCCGCGCATCCAGGCTCGGCTCCGCGAGGAGATCACACACAAAGTCGGCAACACCAGGCCAGTCGATGACAAGGACATCGACAACATGCCCTATCTCCAGGCCTTCGTAAAGGAGCTCCTCCGGAAGCACCCACCCACATACTTCTTGGTTACCCACGCCGCTGTTCACCCGGGGAGCAAGCTCGCCGGCTATGACGTGCCCACGGACGCCAATCTGGATGTCTTCCTCCCAACCATCTCGGAGGACCCCAAGTTGTGGGACCGGCCAATGGAGTTCGACCCGGACAGGTTCCTGTCGGGTGACGAGAAGGCAGACATCACAGGGTCCGCCGGCGTCCGGATGATACCATTTGGGGCGGGGCGGCGGATGTGCCCGGGCTCGGCCATGGGGACGGTGCACATCGCGCTCATGGTCGCACGGATGGTGCAGGAGTTTGAGTGGTGCGCGCACCCTTCGCAGCCCGCGCTCAACTACGAGGAGATGGTGCAGTTCACTGTCGTCATGGAGCACCCACTGCTCGCCATGGTGAAGCCCCGGAAACTCTCTTACTGA